The proteins below come from a single Natrinema sp. SYSU A 869 genomic window:
- a CDS encoding ABC transporter ATP-binding protein has product MPAISLRDVTKRFGDVHALRGIDMTVESGEVFGFLGPNGAGKSTTIDILLHYTHPSSGSVDVLGRDVTEAPVAVRKRVGILPEGFAPFETMTGRQHLVYAIEAADADDDPAALLERVGLADAADRSAADYSTGMTQRLALAMALVGEPDMLILDEPSTGLDPHGVRRMREIVRAERDRGATVFFSSHILAQVEAVADRVAILRAGNLVAVDTIDGLRETADAGAELTVDLADEPAAVASVVASVDGVSTVDERDDALVVGCTADAKLRVLDEIRAAGATIRDFSTGEASLEELFVSYTEGSA; this is encoded by the coding sequence ATGCCCGCGATATCCCTCCGGGACGTCACCAAGCGCTTCGGTGACGTTCATGCCCTCCGCGGTATCGATATGACCGTCGAGTCCGGCGAAGTGTTCGGCTTCCTGGGACCGAACGGTGCCGGCAAGTCGACGACCATCGATATCCTGTTGCACTATACGCACCCCTCGAGCGGTTCGGTCGACGTGCTCGGACGCGACGTTACCGAAGCGCCGGTCGCCGTCCGGAAACGTGTCGGTATCCTTCCCGAGGGCTTCGCACCGTTCGAAACGATGACCGGCCGCCAGCACCTCGTATACGCGATCGAGGCCGCCGACGCCGACGACGATCCGGCGGCCCTGCTCGAGCGTGTCGGCCTCGCCGATGCCGCCGACCGGTCCGCCGCGGACTACTCGACGGGGATGACACAGCGCCTCGCGCTCGCGATGGCTCTGGTCGGCGAGCCCGACATGTTGATCTTAGACGAACCCTCGACCGGGCTCGACCCCCACGGCGTCCGACGAATGCGCGAGATCGTCCGCGCGGAACGCGACCGCGGTGCCACTGTCTTCTTCTCGAGTCACATCCTGGCACAGGTCGAGGCGGTCGCCGACCGCGTCGCCATTCTCCGGGCGGGCAATCTCGTTGCCGTCGACACGATCGACGGGCTCCGCGAGACGGCCGACGCCGGTGCGGAGCTGACTGTCGACCTGGCCGACGAGCCGGCCGCGGTCGCGTCCGTCGTCGCGTCCGTTGACGGGGTCTCGACGGTCGACGAACGCGACGACGCCCTCGTCGTCGGCTGTACTGCCGACGCGAAACTCCGGGTACTCGACGAGATCCGGGCCGCCGGTGCGACGATCCGAGACTTCTCGACCGGTGAGGCATCGCTCGAGGAGCTATTCGTTTCCTACACGGAGGGGTCGGCGTGA
- a CDS encoding ABC transporter permease subunit: MNWQLIARKEIGDAIRNRQLYALAATFALVFAVMAELHVRQVNQGYAVSGDLVGQFALPGMLLVPVTGLLLASSAIVRRRSNGQLTLLLGLPHDRRDIVLGTYAGRYAIFLASLLAGVLAGVAVVFVTGHAVPTTAVLAYLLASAWLGLAYLAIAIGISATVRTQTWATFAVFGALLLLLFVWRVVPEGLAYAAAGFEEPATRPWWMSYVGALSPSLAYEQLLEPVTGSEADRSLVWFSAAVLLGWGVLAPLVGYWRFVTADL, translated from the coding sequence GTGAACTGGCAGCTGATCGCCCGAAAGGAGATCGGCGACGCGATCCGCAACCGGCAGTTGTACGCGCTCGCCGCGACGTTCGCGCTGGTCTTCGCCGTCATGGCCGAACTCCACGTCAGGCAGGTCAACCAGGGGTACGCCGTTTCCGGCGACCTCGTCGGCCAATTCGCGCTTCCCGGCATGCTCCTCGTGCCGGTGACCGGACTGCTGCTCGCCTCCAGCGCGATCGTCAGGCGGCGTTCGAACGGTCAGCTGACGCTCTTGCTCGGACTTCCACATGACCGACGCGATATCGTCCTCGGGACGTATGCCGGTCGATACGCGATCTTTCTCGCTTCCCTGCTCGCGGGCGTCCTCGCCGGCGTCGCCGTCGTCTTTGTTACCGGACACGCGGTCCCGACGACCGCTGTCCTCGCGTATCTCCTCGCCAGTGCCTGGCTGGGGCTCGCGTACCTTGCCATCGCGATTGGCATCTCGGCAACGGTCCGCACCCAGACGTGGGCGACGTTCGCCGTCTTCGGCGCGTTGCTTCTCCTCCTGTTCGTCTGGCGGGTCGTGCCCGAGGGCCTCGCCTACGCCGCGGCCGGCTTCGAAGAGCCGGCGACGCGACCGTGGTGGATGTCGTACGTCGGCGCGCTCTCTCCGAGCCTCGCCTACGAACAGTTGCTGGAACCCGTGACCGGCTCGGAAGCCGATCGCTCTTTGGTCTGGTTCAGCGCCGCCGTCCTGCTGGGGTGGGGAGTGCTCGCCCCCCTCGTCGGCTACTGGCGGTTCGTGACGGCCGACCTCTAG